One genomic segment of Oncorhynchus tshawytscha isolate Ot180627B unplaced genomic scaffold, Otsh_v2.0 Un_contig_3476_pilon_pilon, whole genome shotgun sequence includes these proteins:
- the LOC121843213 gene encoding retinoid-inducible serine carboxypeptidase-like — MTGLTKTSACSVVLLLVVAIDTGFSNPLKSKESWGYVDVREGAHMFWWLYYADSPSTSYSQLPLVMWLQGGPGGSGCGFGNFEEIGPLDRDLEPRKNSWVQYSSVLFVDNPVGTGFSYTDSDEAFATDVATVASDMLVLLKQFFNKEEQFQSVPFYIFSESYGGKMAAAISLELTKVGTNYVPNGILFPVQCIWALVKAVHSKGSSGASWDENLLSLLWGNLFQF, encoded by the exons ATGACGGGGTTGACGAAAACAAGCGCTTGCAGCGTTGTGTTGCTACTTGTCGTGGCAATTGATACAG GGTTCTCGAATCCCCTAAAATCAAAAGAATCCTGGGGATATGTTGACGTACGCGAGGGGGCACATATGTTCTGGTGGCTTTACTATGCTGACAGCCCGTCCACCAGCTACTCCCAGCTGCCTCTCGTGATGTGGCTGCAG GGAGGCCCGGGAGGATCAGGCTGTGGCTTCGGGAACTTTGAAGAGATTGGACCCCTGGACAGAGACCTTGAgcctaggaaaaactcctgg GTTCAGTACTCCAGTGTATTGTTCGTTGATAACCCGGTAGGAACAGGCTTCAGCTACACGGATTCAGACGAGGCCTTCGCTACTGACGTGGCTACGGTCGCCTCCGACATGCTGGTGCTGCTCAAACAGTTCTTCAACAAGGAGGAACAGTTCCAG AGTGTGCCCTTCTACATATTCTCAGAGTCCTATGGAGGGAAGATGGCTGCCGCGATCTCGCTGGAACTCACTAAGGTAGGCACAAATTACGTCcccaatggcatcctattccctgtacAGTGTATATGGGCTCTGGTGAAAGCAGTGCACTCTAAAGGGAGTAGTGGAGCCAGTTGGGATGAGAacctactgtctctgctgtggGGAAACCTTTTCCAGTTCTAA